In Meiothermus ruber DSM 1279, the following proteins share a genomic window:
- a CDS encoding ATP-binding cassette domain-containing protein, producing MLVILAFQPLLVVALLVALIPALLVARDSGHITFASYDMTTADGRRAAYFDGLLMSDAAAKELRLFDLAPWLLAQRQAYAQRVIERRLQAAWATSKGFVMAAVVSAGAQYLALAFVAYQAVTGRITLGDFTMLATALVVVRQNLSQALANLGELLENSLFFGDLERFFNFRPKIATPSAPRPLPSIEGYEFTFEHVAFTYTGAPSPVFQNLSFELRAGEATALVGVNGAGKTTIVKLLTRLYEPERGRILLNGVDIREFPLEDYRAIFGVILQDFVRYHLTARENIQVAKVSAPPDLGRLEEAARQARADEVIKSLPLGWETMLGRQFDEQGQALSGGQWQRIALARASTGTPRS from the coding sequence GTGCTGGTAATCCTGGCTTTTCAGCCCTTGCTAGTGGTAGCCCTCCTGGTTGCGCTCATCCCCGCCCTGCTGGTGGCTCGGGACTCCGGCCACATCACCTTTGCCTCCTACGATATGACCACGGCAGATGGCCGACGGGCCGCCTACTTCGACGGCCTCCTGATGTCCGATGCTGCGGCCAAGGAGCTGCGGCTGTTCGACCTGGCGCCCTGGCTGCTGGCCCAGCGCCAGGCCTATGCCCAGCGGGTCATTGAGCGGCGGTTACAGGCGGCTTGGGCCACTAGCAAGGGGTTTGTAATGGCGGCAGTGGTATCGGCCGGGGCGCAGTACCTGGCCCTGGCCTTTGTGGCTTACCAGGCGGTCACCGGGCGCATCACCCTGGGCGACTTTACGATGCTGGCTACGGCGCTGGTGGTGGTGCGGCAGAACCTTTCTCAGGCGCTGGCTAACCTGGGGGAGCTGTTGGAGAACTCGCTATTTTTTGGTGACCTCGAGCGCTTCTTCAACTTCAGACCGAAGATCGCCACACCGTCCGCGCCTCGGCCCTTGCCGAGCATCGAAGGGTACGAATTTACTTTCGAGCATGTGGCCTTTACCTACACCGGCGCCCCAAGTCCAGTCTTCCAGAACCTGTCGTTTGAGCTGCGGGCTGGGGAGGCCACGGCCCTGGTGGGGGTGAACGGGGCTGGTAAAACCACCATCGTGAAGCTGCTGACCCGGCTTTACGAGCCGGAGCGGGGCCGCATCCTGCTCAACGGGGTGGACATCCGTGAGTTTCCGCTCGAGGACTACCGGGCTATTTTTGGGGTGATCCTGCAGGACTTCGTGCGCTACCACCTCACCGCCCGAGAAAACATCCAGGTGGCTAAAGTTTCGGCGCCGCCCGACCTGGGTAGGCTCGAGGAGGCGGCCCGGCAGGCCAGGGCCGATGAGGTTATAAAAAGCCTGCCCCTGGGCTGGGAGACCATGCTGGGGCGGCAGTTCGACGAACAAGGGCAGGCGCTCTCCGGCGGGCAGTGGCAGCGAATAGCGCTGGCTCGGGCCTCTACCGGGACGCCCCGGTCTTGA
- a CDS encoding ABC transporter ATP-binding protein produces the protein MAANSAGSGLYRDAPVLILDEPTAALDAKAEAELFQAYRELTRGKTSLLITHRLNTVRMADRILVLEGGQIVEDGSHHELIQKRGHYYELFTTQAATYGAEVNRP, from the coding sequence GTGGCAGCGAATAGCGCTGGCTCGGGCCTCTACCGGGACGCCCCGGTCTTGATCCTGGACGAGCCCACCGCTGCCCTGGACGCTAAGGCCGAGGCCGAGCTCTTCCAGGCCTACCGCGAGCTGACCCGTGGGAAGACCAGCCTGCTCATCACCCACCGGCTCAATACTGTCCGCATGGCCGACCGCATTTTGGTGCTCGAGGGCGGCCAGATTGTGGAGGACGGTTCGCACCACGAGCTAATACAGAAACGGGGGCACTACTACGAACTGTTTACTACGCAGGCCGCGACCTATGGCGCGGAGGTAAACAGGCCGTAG